A part of Bacillus thuringiensis genomic DNA contains:
- a CDS encoding ribonuclease J translates to MKRKENESVKVFALGGVGEIGKNMYCVEIDSEIFIVDAGLMFPGDEMFGIDIVIPDITYLVENQERVKGLFITHGHEDHIGGIVYVLRKLSIPVYATKLTVGLIQEKLGEAGMLGRVDLKTIDSNSTVEFNTTTVSFFGTTHSIPDSVGVCFHTSKGAIVYTGDFKFDQTPIGNSGADLGKMAQIGNEGVLCLLSDSTNAERPGYTGSEKEVGVEISKVFYGAEGRIIVASFASNVHRIQQVFDAAAETGRKVAVVGRSMVKVVDIARRLGYLDVPEGMVISLQEVDNFPEKKVAILTTGSQGEPMAALSRMAKQAHKQISIRKGDTVIIAASPIPGNEISVSKIIDLLFRAGADVIYYGERKVHVSGHGSQEELKLMLNLMKPKYFVPVHGEFRMQKAHAYLAEDVGITRENIFIVEKGDVIAFGDDEANLVGKVQAGNVLIDGLGVGDVGNIVLRDRKMLSQDGILVVVVTLGKDEKKIISGPEIISRGFVYVRESEALIDRSTEIVRMIVEQSIKEYSIEWSMLKQNIRELLGQFLYEETKRKPMILPIIMEV, encoded by the coding sequence ATGAAGAGAAAAGAGAATGAGTCTGTTAAAGTATTTGCTCTTGGTGGAGTAGGTGAAATCGGGAAAAACATGTACTGTGTTGAAATTGATTCTGAAATCTTTATTGTAGATGCAGGGTTAATGTTCCCGGGAGATGAAATGTTTGGAATTGATATCGTTATTCCTGATATTACATATTTAGTGGAAAACCAAGAGCGAGTAAAAGGTTTATTTATTACTCACGGTCATGAAGATCATATTGGTGGAATTGTTTACGTACTTCGTAAATTATCAATTCCAGTGTATGCAACGAAATTAACAGTAGGACTTATACAAGAAAAACTTGGCGAAGCGGGTATGTTAGGCCGTGTAGACTTAAAAACAATCGATTCAAATTCAACAGTAGAGTTTAATACTACAACGGTGTCATTCTTTGGGACGACACATAGTATTCCAGACTCTGTGGGTGTTTGTTTCCATACATCAAAAGGTGCTATCGTATATACAGGAGACTTTAAATTCGATCAAACTCCAATTGGAAATAGTGGAGCAGACCTTGGAAAAATGGCACAAATCGGAAATGAAGGCGTACTGTGCTTATTATCTGATAGTACAAATGCTGAGCGTCCAGGCTATACAGGTTCTGAAAAAGAAGTTGGTGTAGAAATTTCTAAAGTGTTCTACGGTGCAGAAGGACGTATTATCGTTGCATCATTTGCATCGAATGTACATCGTATTCAACAAGTATTTGATGCAGCTGCTGAAACAGGACGAAAAGTAGCGGTTGTAGGACGTAGTATGGTGAAAGTGGTAGATATCGCAAGACGTCTTGGTTATTTAGATGTTCCAGAAGGTATGGTTATTTCACTACAAGAAGTAGACAATTTCCCGGAGAAAAAGGTAGCTATTTTAACGACAGGTAGCCAAGGTGAACCGATGGCAGCTCTTTCTAGAATGGCGAAGCAAGCTCATAAACAAATTTCAATTCGTAAAGGTGATACGGTTATTATTGCGGCTTCTCCAATTCCGGGTAATGAAATATCTGTATCGAAAATTATTGACTTGTTATTTAGAGCTGGAGCTGATGTTATTTATTACGGTGAAAGAAAAGTTCACGTTTCAGGTCACGGTAGCCAAGAAGAATTAAAATTAATGTTAAATTTAATGAAACCGAAATACTTTGTACCCGTACATGGTGAGTTCCGTATGCAAAAAGCACATGCATATTTAGCTGAAGATGTAGGTATTACAAGAGAGAATATCTTTATCGTAGAAAAAGGCGATGTGATTGCTTTTGGTGACGATGAAGCAAACTTAGTTGGCAAAGTACAAGCCGGTAATGTGTTAATTGATGGCTTAGGTGTAGGTGACGTTGGTAATATCGTTCTTCGAGATAGAAAAATGTTATCTCAAGATGGAATATTAGTAGTTGTTGTAACACTTGGTAAAGATGAAAAGAAAATTATCTCTGGTCCAGAAATCATTTCACGTGGCTTTGTGTATGTTCGTGAATCAGAAGCGTTAATTGACCGCTCTACAGAGATTGTACGTATGATTGTTGAGCAATCGATTAAAGAGTATTCAATTGAATGGTCTATGTTAAAACAAAATATTCGTGAATTATTAGGACAGTTCTTGTACGAAGAGACAAAGAGAAAACCTATGATTTTACCGATTATTATGGAAGTATAA
- the dapG gene encoding aspartate kinase, translating to MKIIVQKFGGTSVRDENGRKHALHHIKKSLDAGYKVVTVVSAMGRKGEPYATDTLLSLVNQEESCISNREQDLLLSCGELISAIVFSNMLNENGIKAAALNGAQAGFVTNDDFTNAKIIEMNCDRIHEELENLDVIVVTGFQGQTKKGDTTTLGRGGSDTSASALGVALHAEYIDIFTDVEGVMTADPRIVKDARHLQTVTYNEICNMAYQGAKVVHPRAVEIAMHAKVPLRVRSTYSDSEGTLISASDGATKGRDVEERPVTGIAHVSNVTQIKVLAKETAYDLQQHVFKEMANEGISVDLINISPTGVAYTVSDSVSSRAVELLKKLGYEPIVTEHCAKVSIVGAGMAGYPGVTAKIVTALAEKGIQILQSADSHTTIWVLVKETDLVEAVNALHSAFELSKEKQLEQ from the coding sequence ATGAAAATTATTGTTCAAAAATTTGGTGGCACATCCGTACGTGATGAAAATGGACGTAAGCATGCGCTTCATCATATAAAAAAATCGCTAGATGCGGGTTATAAAGTAGTTACTGTCGTATCTGCTATGGGCCGTAAAGGTGAACCATATGCAACTGATACTTTGTTAAGTCTTGTAAATCAAGAGGAATCTTGCATTTCTAATCGTGAGCAAGATTTATTATTATCATGCGGAGAATTAATCTCAGCAATCGTCTTCTCTAATATGTTAAATGAGAATGGTATAAAAGCAGCAGCGTTAAATGGTGCACAAGCTGGTTTTGTAACAAATGATGATTTTACGAATGCTAAGATTATTGAAATGAATTGCGATCGTATACATGAAGAGCTAGAAAATCTAGATGTAATCGTCGTTACAGGATTCCAAGGACAAACGAAAAAAGGTGATACGACAACACTTGGACGCGGAGGGAGCGATACTTCAGCTTCAGCGTTAGGTGTTGCGCTTCATGCTGAATATATCGATATCTTCACAGATGTAGAAGGTGTTATGACTGCGGATCCTCGCATTGTAAAAGATGCACGTCATCTTCAAACGGTAACGTACAATGAAATTTGTAACATGGCATATCAAGGTGCAAAAGTCGTTCATCCACGTGCAGTTGAAATTGCGATGCATGCCAAAGTACCACTTCGTGTACGTTCTACGTATTCTGATAGTGAAGGTACGCTTATTTCAGCATCGGACGGTGCGACAAAAGGTCGTGATGTAGAAGAACGTCCTGTTACAGGTATTGCTCATGTGTCAAATGTGACGCAAATTAAAGTGCTGGCAAAAGAAACAGCATATGATTTACAACAGCATGTGTTTAAAGAAATGGCGAATGAAGGAATCAGTGTCGATTTAATTAACATTTCACCTACTGGGGTAGCTTATACGGTGAGTGATAGTGTATCAAGTCGTGCAGTTGAATTATTAAAAAAACTTGGATATGAGCCAATTGTGACAGAGCATTGTGCAAAAGTCTCTATTGTAGGAGCTGGAATGGCAGGATACCCAGGGGTTACTGCGAAAATCGTTACAGCTTTAGCGGAAAAAGGTATTCAAATTCTGCAATCGGCAGATAGCCATACGACAATTTGGGTTCTTGTAAAAGAAACTGATTTAGTGGAGGCTGTAAATGCATTACATAGTGCGTTTGAGCTTTCAAAAGAAAAGCAACTGGAACAATAA
- the dapA gene encoding 4-hydroxy-tetrahydrodipicolinate synthase, with protein sequence MIDFGTIATAMVTPFDKNGNIDFAKTTKLVNYLIDNGTTAIVVGGTTGESPTLTSEEKVALYRHVVSVVDKRVPVIAGTGSNNTHASIDLTKKATEVGVDAVMLVAPYYNKPSQEGMYQHFKVIAESTPLPVMLYNVPGRSIVQISVDTVVRLSEIENIVAIKDAGGDVLTMTEIIEKTADDFAVYSGDDGLTLPAMAVGAKGIVSVASHVIGNEMQEMIVAFQAGEFKKAQKLHQLLVRVTDSLFMAPSPTPVKTALQMVGLDVGSVRLPLLPLTEEERVTLQSVMQSIPR encoded by the coding sequence ATGATAGATTTTGGGACAATTGCAACCGCGATGGTAACTCCGTTTGATAAAAACGGAAATATCGATTTTGCAAAGACAACGAAATTGGTAAATTATTTAATAGATAACGGTACAACAGCAATCGTGGTAGGAGGAACGACAGGCGAATCTCCTACATTAACTTCAGAAGAAAAAGTAGCGTTATATCGCCATGTCGTATCTGTTGTCGATAAAAGGGTGCCCGTAATCGCTGGAACAGGTAGCAATAATACGCATGCTTCTATTGACTTAACTAAAAAGGCAACAGAAGTTGGTGTTGATGCAGTAATGCTAGTAGCGCCGTATTATAACAAACCGAGTCAAGAAGGAATGTATCAGCACTTTAAAGTAATTGCTGAAAGCACGCCGCTTCCGGTTATGCTATATAACGTTCCAGGACGATCTATTGTACAAATCTCCGTTGATACAGTTGTTCGTTTATCAGAAATAGAAAACATTGTTGCGATTAAAGATGCAGGCGGCGATGTGTTAACAATGACAGAAATCATTGAAAAAACAGCGGACGACTTTGCAGTATACAGCGGTGATGACGGTTTAACGTTACCAGCTATGGCAGTTGGAGCGAAAGGTATCGTTTCTGTAGCATCTCATGTTATTGGAAATGAAATGCAAGAAATGATTGTAGCATTCCAAGCAGGAGAATTTAAGAAGGCGCAAAAATTACATCAATTACTTGTAAGAGTGACGGATTCATTATTTATGGCGCCAAGCCCAACGCCAGTAAAAACAGCGTTACAAATGGTTGGATTAGATGTAGGTTCTGTACGTTTACCACTTCTTCCATTAACAGAAGAAGAAAGAGTAACGTTACAATCTGTTATGCAATCTATCCCTCGTTAA